A part of Variovorax sp. HW608 genomic DNA contains:
- a CDS encoding molybdopterin-dependent oxidoreductase: MREHATQTMKNATDKTMQTHSAHWGVFQVGTDPSGALHVQPHPADPDPNPLIDNFRNALSHRARIATPMVRKGWLENGPGADDRRGRDEFVALSWEKVLDLLAGELRRVKEAFGPGAVFGGSYGWSSAGRFHHAQSQVHRFLNIALGGYVRSVNNYSAGASMVILPHVVGQMEQIARRSVSWDQIAEHTEVVLAFGGLALKNSRVASGGVSQHVERGCIAIAATRGCRFVGITPQRSDMPEESRSEWLCVTPGTDTALMLALAHTLVSTGRHDRAFVERYCDGWERFSDYLLGRTDGIPKSAAWAAPICGISENALLELARSLPGKRVLVTVSHSLQRAEHGEQPVWMGLVLAALLGQIGLPGGGYGYALGTLAHYGRRNNAVPVGSLPQGRNGVSEFIPVARVSDMLLHPGEPFDYNGRRLTYPNIRLAYWAGGNPFHHHQDLERLTQALRRLETFVVHEVVWTATARHADMVLPCTMTLERDDIGAGQTDPLMVAMRRVCPPHGMARDDYDIFCDLSRRLGALDLFSEGRDTIGWLRYLYEPTRAALLEHGLHAPSFEEFWAAGELKLPQLPDDGGMLRAFREDPDASALPTPSGRIQLSSTVIGAFGYEDCPAHPAWIPPKHGPAAQHPLWLISNQPAARLHSQLDFGMHSQSTKRQGREVCTMHPAAAASRGIGEGSFVRVFNGRGSFLAVARLCAEMHEAVVQVATGAWLDLHTGPDGHPMCAHGNPNILTFDEGTSRLAQGCSGQLCAVNVERFVGQLPPIRAYDPPVED; the protein is encoded by the coding sequence ATGAGAGAGCATGCGACGCAAACCATGAAGAATGCAACCGACAAGACGATGCAGACGCACAGTGCCCATTGGGGCGTCTTTCAGGTCGGGACGGATCCCAGTGGCGCCCTCCATGTTCAACCCCATCCGGCCGACCCTGACCCCAACCCGCTGATCGACAATTTCCGCAACGCCTTGTCGCACCGCGCCCGCATCGCAACACCTATGGTGCGCAAAGGATGGCTGGAGAACGGGCCCGGCGCGGATGATCGCCGCGGCCGAGATGAATTCGTGGCGCTGAGTTGGGAGAAGGTGCTGGATCTCCTGGCGGGCGAACTGCGCCGTGTGAAAGAGGCTTTCGGGCCAGGCGCTGTTTTTGGCGGCTCATATGGCTGGTCCAGCGCCGGACGATTTCATCATGCACAGAGCCAAGTTCATCGGTTCCTGAACATCGCCCTGGGCGGATATGTACGCTCGGTCAACAACTACAGTGCTGGCGCGTCCATGGTCATCCTGCCGCATGTCGTTGGACAGATGGAGCAGATCGCCCGGCGGAGCGTCTCCTGGGACCAGATCGCCGAACATACAGAAGTGGTGTTGGCCTTTGGTGGCCTTGCGCTGAAGAACTCGCGCGTCGCTTCCGGCGGCGTCAGCCAGCATGTGGAGCGCGGATGCATCGCGATCGCCGCTACACGGGGTTGCCGGTTCGTCGGCATCACACCTCAGCGAAGCGACATGCCAGAGGAATCGCGCAGCGAATGGCTTTGCGTTACGCCGGGTACCGATACGGCGCTGATGTTGGCCTTGGCGCACACGCTGGTGAGTACGGGGCGACATGACCGCGCATTCGTTGAAAGATATTGCGACGGCTGGGAAAGGTTCTCAGACTATCTGCTCGGCCGCACCGACGGCATTCCGAAGTCGGCTGCTTGGGCTGCCCCCATCTGCGGTATTTCAGAGAACGCGCTCCTCGAACTGGCTCGCTCCCTGCCTGGCAAACGGGTGCTTGTCACAGTCTCCCATTCTCTGCAACGCGCCGAGCATGGGGAGCAACCGGTATGGATGGGCCTGGTGCTTGCAGCTCTCCTCGGGCAGATCGGCCTGCCCGGCGGAGGCTATGGCTATGCACTGGGAACGCTGGCGCACTACGGTCGACGCAACAACGCCGTTCCCGTCGGGTCGCTTCCCCAGGGACGCAATGGTGTGAGCGAATTCATCCCGGTTGCCCGCGTGTCCGACATGCTGCTGCACCCCGGGGAACCGTTCGACTACAACGGCCGACGGCTTACCTATCCGAACATTCGCCTGGCCTACTGGGCCGGCGGCAACCCGTTCCACCACCATCAGGATCTGGAGCGCCTGACGCAGGCGCTGCGCAGGCTGGAAACCTTCGTCGTTCACGAAGTCGTCTGGACCGCGACCGCGCGTCATGCGGACATGGTTCTTCCTTGCACCATGACGCTGGAACGCGATGACATAGGCGCAGGCCAGACCGATCCGCTCATGGTGGCGATGCGCCGAGTCTGTCCGCCTCATGGGATGGCACGTGATGACTACGACATCTTCTGCGACCTATCAAGACGGCTCGGAGCGCTCGACCTCTTCAGCGAAGGGCGAGATACGATCGGATGGCTGCGTTATCTGTATGAACCCACACGTGCGGCTCTGCTCGAGCACGGATTGCACGCGCCGTCATTTGAAGAGTTCTGGGCAGCAGGGGAACTGAAGCTTCCTCAGCTGCCCGACGATGGGGGAATGCTGCGGGCTTTTCGTGAAGATCCAGACGCATCTGCACTCCCAACGCCCAGCGGTCGCATTCAGCTCAGCAGCACGGTCATTGGAGCCTTCGGCTACGAGGACTGTCCTGCGCATCCTGCCTGGATTCCGCCGAAACATGGCCCTGCGGCGCAGCATCCTCTATGGCTCATCTCGAACCAACCCGCGGCCCGGCTGCACAGTCAACTCGACTTTGGGATGCACAGCCAGAGTACCAAACGACAAGGCCGAGAGGTCTGCACGATGCATCCAGCTGCAGCGGCGTCGCGCGGTATCGGTGAGGGCAGCTTCGTTCGGGTCTTCAATGGACGCGGGTCCTTCCTTGCTGTTGCGCGACTCTGCGCGGAGATGCACGAGGCCGTGGTTCAGGTCGCTACCGGTGCTTGGCTGGATCTGCATACGGGCCCCGATGGTCACCCGATGTGCGCGCATGGCAATCCGAACATTCTGACGTTTGACGAAGGCACTTCGCGACTGGCGCAGGGGTGCAGCGGGCAACTCTGCGCGGTCAATGTCGAGCGGTTTGTCGGCCAGCTTCCTCCGATCCGTGCATACGATCCACCCGTCGAGGATTGA
- a CDS encoding amino acid ABC transporter ATP-binding protein, with translation MNESIISFEKVNKWYGNSFHVLRDIDLQVRTGERIVICGPSGSGKSTLIRCINRLEEHQEGTIRVDGLELSDDIKAIEKVRKQVGMVFQQFNLFPHLTVLENLTLSPMWVMKMPRAEAEERAMQQLKRVRIAEQCDKYPLQLSGGQQQRVAIARALCLKPRILLFDEPTSALDPEMIKEVLDVMTELASQGITMLCVTHEMGFAKAVADRVIFMDQGQIVEQNTPHEFFGNPRNERSRDFLSKILGH, from the coding sequence ATGAACGAATCGATCATCAGCTTCGAAAAGGTCAACAAGTGGTACGGCAACAGCTTCCACGTGTTGCGCGACATCGACCTCCAGGTGCGCACCGGTGAGCGCATCGTCATATGCGGCCCGTCGGGGTCGGGCAAGAGCACGCTGATCCGGTGCATCAACCGCCTCGAGGAGCACCAGGAGGGCACCATCCGCGTCGATGGTCTCGAGCTGTCGGACGATATCAAGGCTATCGAGAAGGTGCGCAAGCAGGTGGGCATGGTGTTCCAGCAGTTCAACCTGTTCCCGCACCTCACCGTGCTCGAAAACCTCACGCTGTCGCCAATGTGGGTCATGAAGATGCCCAGGGCCGAGGCTGAGGAGCGCGCGATGCAGCAGCTCAAGCGCGTGCGCATCGCCGAACAGTGCGACAAGTATCCGCTTCAGCTATCGGGAGGCCAGCAGCAGCGCGTGGCGATCGCCCGCGCGCTGTGCCTGAAGCCCAGGATCCTGCTGTTCGACGAACCGACCTCCGCGCTCGACCCCGAGATGATCAAGGAAGTGCTCGACGTGATGACCGAACTGGCCAGCCAGGGCATCACGATGCTGTGCGTCACGCACGAGATGGGTTTCGCCAAGGCCGTGGCGGACCGTGTGATCTTCATGGACCAGGGCCAAATCGTCGAGCAGAACACGCCGCACGAGTTCTTCGGCAATCCGCGTAACGAGCGCAGTCGAGACTTCCTGTCGAAGATCCTCGGACACTGA
- a CDS encoding hydroxyacid dehydrogenase, which produces MKILIPELIHPRALERLRAAHEVVFDPTLFARQSELLAAAQDAHALIVRNRTQVRDDLLDALSKCRAVGRLGVGLDNIDVPGCRARGIEIVPAVGANARSVAEYVVTCAMLLLRYSHYSVGSSLADGRWVRPARPEGHEVAGRTLGLIGFGSIGQLTGRLASRLDMRVVAHDPSLRADAPIDFECQMLPLDTLLATSDVISLHIPLMPETRGLINAERLALMQPGAVLINAARGGIVDEAALAHALLEGRLRAAALDVFEDEPLPSGSVLAGVPNLLLTPHVAGVTADSELRVGELVAERILTLLKTAG; this is translated from the coding sequence ATGAAGATCCTGATCCCCGAACTCATTCACCCTCGGGCGCTGGAACGACTGCGCGCGGCACATGAGGTCGTGTTCGACCCCACGTTGTTCGCGCGGCAATCGGAGCTCCTGGCCGCGGCTCAGGATGCGCATGCTCTCATCGTCCGCAACCGCACACAGGTGAGGGATGACCTCCTTGACGCCCTCAGCAAGTGTCGTGCGGTCGGGCGACTCGGCGTCGGCTTGGACAATATCGACGTCCCGGGCTGTCGGGCCCGTGGCATTGAGATCGTTCCGGCAGTCGGCGCGAACGCACGGTCGGTCGCCGAGTACGTCGTCACATGCGCCATGCTGCTGCTGCGCTACTCCCACTACAGCGTGGGCAGCTCACTCGCCGATGGACGATGGGTTCGCCCCGCGAGACCCGAAGGGCACGAAGTCGCTGGACGGACGCTGGGCCTGATTGGTTTCGGGTCCATCGGGCAACTGACGGGGCGCCTGGCCAGCCGCCTCGATATGCGCGTCGTGGCCCATGACCCTTCGCTCCGGGCCGATGCCCCGATTGACTTCGAGTGCCAAATGCTGCCGCTGGACACGTTGCTCGCCACCAGCGATGTGATAAGTCTGCACATCCCACTGATGCCCGAGACCCGTGGGCTGATCAACGCTGAGCGGCTCGCATTGATGCAGCCTGGCGCGGTACTGATCAACGCCGCGCGCGGAGGCATCGTGGACGAGGCCGCGCTTGCGCATGCTCTATTGGAAGGGCGCCTTCGCGCAGCAGCCCTGGACGTGTTCGAAGACGAGCCGTTGCCGAGCGGCTCGGTACTCGCAGGCGTGCCCAACTTGCTGCTGACGCCGCATGTGGCGGGCGTCACTGCCGACTCGGAACTGCGCGTCGGCGAACTGGTCGCTGAACGCATTCTCACGTTGCTGAAGACGGCTGGTTGA
- a CDS encoding mandelate racemase/muconate lactonizing enzyme family protein produces the protein MKVTKIEVLEAELSGQNGIASWYHVFARVHTDEGVSGLGEVGMAYGTGAQAAGPMVLALGQRFVLGHDPFSTETIWERMLRKSFWAEGGGPVVFGAMSAIDAALWDIKGRALGQPVHRLLGADTPQPLRCYASQLQFDWGKEVVNLVEPARYREAAVRAREEGYDCVKVDPLMVADDGSRAARLRGILTPEQRRQVRARMEAVRDGLGPDADIILELHSFTSSAGALQTAEVLQDLGILFMEEPTHYNGAHAHNRVARKSPVPIAAGERMYTRWGFLPYLEAESLDMIQPDVGLVGGISEACKIAHLAHTFDVGVQAHVCGSPLATAIALQFEAAIPNFEIHEHHTYALKACNRDLFVEDLQPHGGRFDVPTAPGLGMTFSPEAEKRMTKTYVELAG, from the coding sequence ATGAAAGTCACGAAGATCGAAGTACTGGAAGCCGAGCTTTCTGGTCAGAACGGCATTGCCTCTTGGTACCATGTATTCGCCAGGGTTCACACCGACGAAGGGGTGAGCGGACTAGGTGAAGTCGGGATGGCGTATGGCACCGGCGCCCAGGCCGCAGGGCCGATGGTGCTGGCATTGGGCCAGCGCTTCGTCCTGGGCCACGATCCGTTCTCCACGGAGACGATCTGGGAGCGCATGTTGCGCAAGTCCTTCTGGGCGGAAGGCGGGGGCCCTGTCGTTTTCGGAGCCATGAGCGCGATCGACGCAGCGCTTTGGGACATCAAGGGCAGAGCGCTGGGTCAACCGGTGCACCGGCTGCTTGGTGCAGACACGCCGCAGCCGCTGCGCTGCTATGCGAGCCAACTTCAGTTCGATTGGGGCAAGGAAGTGGTGAACCTCGTCGAACCAGCGCGGTATCGCGAAGCTGCCGTGCGGGCGCGAGAGGAGGGCTACGACTGCGTCAAGGTCGATCCGTTGATGGTCGCCGACGACGGCAGCCGCGCAGCAAGACTGCGTGGCATCCTGACGCCGGAACAGCGTCGCCAGGTGCGAGCTCGAATGGAAGCCGTCCGTGATGGCCTGGGGCCGGACGCCGACATCATCCTCGAGCTGCATTCCTTCACCTCTTCCGCCGGTGCGCTTCAGACTGCCGAGGTTCTGCAGGACCTGGGGATTCTCTTCATGGAAGAGCCTACCCACTACAACGGCGCGCACGCCCACAACCGTGTCGCTCGCAAGTCGCCGGTACCCATCGCCGCCGGCGAGCGAATGTACACGCGCTGGGGCTTCCTGCCTTACTTGGAAGCGGAGTCGTTGGACATGATCCAGCCGGACGTCGGTCTGGTGGGCGGCATCAGCGAAGCCTGCAAGATCGCGCACCTGGCCCACACCTTCGATGTGGGCGTTCAGGCGCACGTGTGCGGATCTCCGCTGGCCACGGCAATCGCGCTGCAGTTCGAAGCTGCGATCCCCAACTTCGAGATTCACGAGCACCACACCTATGCGCTGAAGGCCTGCAATCGTGATCTGTTCGTGGAGGACCTTCAACCGCATGGGGGGCGCTTCGATGTTCCGACAGCTCCGGGCCTGGGCATGACGTTCTCACCCGAAGCGGAGAAGCGCATGACCAAGACCTACGTCGAACTGGCCGGTTGA
- a CDS encoding Bug family tripartite tricarboxylate transporter substrate binding protein, giving the protein MKSLLATILTACAATAVLAQDAYPTRPVTALVGYLPGGAADLVMRRLAAIMTPKFPAGLIVDNKPGVGGSLAVSTLAKAKPDGYQFAFVPNSNLALSPQVNQLSYKSPDDVVPVINIVSFSPVMLVPTDSPYKTLLDLIQVARKSPESLSVGFPGVTTLSHLNLLELQRAADVKFINVAQKGWGEGGSQLLGGHITAAIAQPIEAVPYLKAGKMRAIGSFSETRQSGLPDVPTMKEQGEPVDFGVRYLLIVPKGTPASVVKYIHDAAKAAMETPEFMKFAADNALDIAYQDGNSAQEAAWADYRKYTPVLKQNGLLK; this is encoded by the coding sequence ATGAAATCTCTGCTCGCTACGATTCTGACGGCCTGTGCGGCAACTGCTGTCCTGGCGCAGGACGCCTATCCAACCAGGCCAGTCACCGCATTAGTGGGCTATTTGCCTGGGGGTGCGGCCGACCTCGTCATGCGCAGGCTGGCCGCCATCATGACGCCCAAGTTTCCCGCCGGCCTGATCGTCGACAACAAGCCAGGCGTCGGTGGGAGCCTGGCCGTTTCAACGCTCGCGAAGGCAAAGCCTGACGGCTATCAGTTTGCATTCGTTCCGAACTCCAATCTGGCGCTGTCACCTCAGGTCAACCAGCTGTCCTACAAGTCGCCTGACGATGTCGTTCCCGTGATCAACATCGTCAGCTTCTCCCCGGTGATGCTGGTGCCGACCGACTCGCCTTACAAGACGCTGCTGGATCTGATCCAGGTTGCACGAAAGTCACCGGAAAGCCTCAGCGTTGGTTTCCCGGGCGTGACCACCCTGAGCCACCTCAATCTGTTGGAGCTGCAGCGTGCGGCGGACGTCAAGTTCATCAACGTGGCCCAGAAGGGGTGGGGTGAAGGAGGGTCGCAGTTGCTCGGCGGCCATATCACGGCAGCGATCGCGCAGCCTATCGAAGCCGTGCCATACCTGAAGGCTGGGAAGATGCGCGCCATTGGCTCCTTCAGCGAAACCCGTCAATCCGGGCTGCCAGATGTGCCGACGATGAAAGAGCAGGGCGAGCCGGTGGATTTTGGGGTGCGGTATCTCCTTATCGTGCCCAAGGGGACGCCAGCAAGCGTGGTGAAGTACATCCACGATGCAGCAAAGGCCGCGATGGAGACCCCTGAATTCATGAAGTTCGCCGCGGACAACGCTCTGGACATTGCCTACCAGGATGGAAATTCCGCACAGGAGGCCGCCTGGGCCGACTATCGCAAGTACACACCCGTTCTCAAACAGAATGGCCTGCTGAAGTAG
- a CDS encoding Bug family tripartite tricarboxylate transporter substrate binding protein, translated as MKRRDAVLTLAATALAPFSHAQAKYPAQLVKLVAPFPPGGTVDILSRALADALGRELGQAVIVDNRGGAGGTIGADFVSKASPDGYTVLFGAVHHAIAQSVYPKLGYDIRKMVPIGLLGRVNHAVIVTNSLPAKNVQELVNLLKASPEKYSYATPGPGTMQHLMTELFKSVTGTSMTHIPYRGSGPAMVDLIAGNTQVMFETMPSALQHIRAGSVRAIAVTGSQRAGYLPTVPTIAESGTPNYDATSWYGLFAPAGTPAPVVDRLNQAINAAFGNKKFREQWIGLGADPGGGAPEQLAKLTASEVDRWAAVAKKANIAV; from the coding sequence ATGAAGCGTAGGGATGCAGTGCTCACATTGGCGGCAACCGCACTAGCGCCGTTTTCGCATGCCCAGGCAAAGTACCCAGCACAGCTGGTGAAGCTGGTCGCCCCGTTTCCCCCAGGAGGAACGGTCGACATCTTGTCCCGGGCGTTGGCCGACGCGCTCGGGCGTGAGCTGGGGCAGGCTGTGATCGTGGACAACCGCGGAGGCGCAGGGGGCACCATCGGCGCTGACTTTGTCTCCAAGGCGTCGCCAGATGGCTACACGGTGCTCTTCGGTGCCGTCCACCACGCCATCGCCCAGTCGGTCTACCCCAAGCTGGGCTATGACATTCGCAAGATGGTTCCCATCGGTTTGCTTGGACGAGTCAATCATGCCGTCATCGTCACGAACTCGCTGCCAGCAAAGAATGTGCAGGAGCTGGTGAACCTTCTGAAGGCATCCCCCGAGAAGTACAGCTATGCCACGCCTGGTCCGGGCACGATGCAGCACCTCATGACCGAGCTTTTCAAGAGCGTCACCGGCACGAGCATGACGCATATCCCGTACCGGGGCTCTGGCCCCGCGATGGTGGACTTGATCGCAGGCAACACACAGGTCATGTTCGAAACCATGCCCTCCGCCCTGCAACACATACGGGCGGGCAGCGTGCGAGCAATTGCCGTGACCGGGAGTCAACGCGCAGGCTACTTGCCAACGGTTCCGACGATTGCGGAAAGCGGTACACCCAACTATGACGCGACCAGCTGGTACGGTCTATTCGCACCCGCCGGGACGCCCGCGCCCGTCGTCGACCGCTTGAACCAAGCCATCAATGCTGCATTCGGGAACAAGAAGTTCCGTGAGCAGTGGATAGGTTTGGGCGCCGATCCGGGCGGCGGTGCGCCGGAGCAGCTGGCCAAGCTGACTGCTTCCGAAGTCGACCGCTGGGCTGCCGTGGCGAAGAAGGCAAACATCGCGGTGTAG